In Deltaproteobacteria bacterium, the genomic window CTGACGGTGGCCGGATACTGGATGTCGGCACCGGCACCGGAAGCATCGCCCTCGACGCCCTGAAAAGGGGAAAAAACCTCAGGGTCGTCGGCGCCGATTTCACCGCCGGAATGATAATGGTCGGAAGGCGGCGGCCCGGCGGGAACCGGGTCACCTGGGTGAACGCCGACGCGCTGTCGCTGCCCTTCGATGACGCCTGTTTCGATGCGGTCACATCCGGGTACCTCATCAGGAATGTCAGCGATGCCGCCCGCGCCTTTCGGGAGCAGGCTCGAGTCGTCAAGCCCGGCGGCCGCGTGGTCTGTCTGGAAACGTCACCACCGCCGGAAGGCCCCCTGAGGCCATGGCTCCTGTTCTTCCTGAACCGCGCGATCCCCCTCTTGGGGCACGCGGTGGCCGGCAACCGTTCGGCCTACACCTATCTCCCCCAGACGACCCAAGCCTTCTTATCCCCGCAACAAGTCTGCGCCGTCATGCGCTCGGCAGGTCTCGAGCACATCCGCTACCAACGCTTCATGTTCGGCACCATCGCGGTGCACGTGGGCGTCCGCCCGCTTTCTTAGTATTTGGCCCCGTGGTCTTTCTTCACCTTTTCCCGGTCGATCTCGCCGTCCCCTGTTTTGGGCAGGGTCTCGACGAACACGACGTGCTTGGGCTTTTTATAGCGTGCAATCTGCGAAGCCACATACGCCTTCAGTTCATCCGGGTCGACACGCTTTCCGGGCTCGAGCACGCAGACGGCCTTGATGGCCTCGCCCCACTGTTTGTCGGAAACTCCGATGACGCTCACTTCGGCGATCGCCTCGTGGCCCAGAATCGCCTTTTCCACTTCGGCCGGATACACGTTCTCGCCGCCCGGTTTGATCAGTTCCTTCTGGGCCTTGCGCTTCACATACCAGAGGAAACCGTCCTCGTCGAATCTGCCGATGTCGCCGGTGTGGTGCCATCCGTTGCGAAACGTGTACGCGTTGTCCTCGTCCCGGCCCCAGTATCCCTTGAAAACCGTGGGCGAACGCACACAGATTTCGCCGGGGGTTCCCGTGGGGACCTCATTGTCCAGATCATCCAAAAGAACGACATTGCTGAGAGCCGTCGGCTTTCCGGCACTTCCGGGCCGGTCGGTGATCAGGCCTCCACTGACCCCCATGGCCTCGGTCTGTCCGAAGCCGGTTTCATACTGCACCCCCGGTACCAGTTCGAGAAAGCGCATGATGTTTTCGGGGTGGTCCATGCCGGTGACGTGTCTGAGGGAGCTTATATCGTAGTTCCCTTTCTCATAGGCCTCCATCAGCTTTTTAAGGATAGGGGCGAAATTGAAAAAAGTGGTGCCCTTCTCCTTTTCAATGGCGTCCAAGGTCTGTTCCGGCTTGAAGCGCTCCAGGACCACGTTCTTGCCGCCACAGTGCATGGTAGCCATGGCCAGGGAAAGCCCGGCAATGTGAAACAGCGGCAGAATACAGATGTGGCAGTCCTTCTCTGTCAGATGGTAGCGTAACTGGGTTATCATGCTGCTGTATACGATATTGGCCTGGCTTAAAAGCGCCCCCCGCGGCTCCCCCTCCACCGCCGCCGTGTGAATGATGACAAACCCGGCGTCCGCCGGGATGTCGTACGTCCGTTCCAGTCCCTGCTCGCTGAGAAGGTCGCTGAATGGTAAAAAATCCGCAGACGGGTCTCCGGGTCCTATGGCATAGCATTTTTCGATGGCGTCCACTCTCGGGGCAACCTTGGCAACCACGTCACCGTAAGGCTGCCCTGCAAAAACCAATCGCGGTTTGCAGTCGTTCAGAACGAAAAAAATTTCCTCCTCCTGAAACCGCCAGTTTACGGCCAGGACGATGGCGCCGATCTTCGCGGCCGCACCGTAGAGAACCAGGTAATCGGAGCTGTTGTGGCCGACCACACCCAGCCGGTCGCCCTGCTGAATCCCGGCTGCCGTCAACCCGGCCGCCAGTCGATCGCATCTTTCTTTAAACGCCGGGTAGGTCAAGCGCTCCGAGTTGAAGACGACGGCCTCTTTCTCCGCACTGCCGGCGGCACTGCGGCAAATCATGTCATAAACGGTGAAGTCGTAAAGTCCCATGCATGCCTCCTTCCTCGATTTTTGTGCTCAGGAATGATGAGAATGATTACATCAAATTCAGGCCGCAATCAAGCAGTGCCTTTGTTCCGCCATAATCCAACCCGGATAACCCGGAAAATATAAAGATCACTTATCACGATAACACGAAAGTCCAAAAAACACGAAAAAGACCATATCTAATCACTTTCTGGATAGCGCTGACACTTCACTGCATGCCCCGTCTGTGCGGGAATGACGAAAAAACAACCAGACGTCGCAAGTATTTGGTATCGGATCATTTGAAATTGTTTAGCATTTTGATATAAGATCTTATTATTTTTGATTTATCCGGGTTAGGATCTAATGCGAGAGGAGTACATAATGGCTTCAGAGGAAAGCGTCGAATATCACGACCGGCTGGTCGCGCTGCTGGAAACGGTCTGGGGGGAGGGCTTCCTGTCCCCGGGAGGCCCGGAGGAGGTCGCCCTGGTTTTGGAGGGGATCGATCTCGCCGGCTGCAGGGTGCTGGACATCGGCTGCGGGGTCGGCGGCGTGGATATCCTGCTGGTGCGTGACTATCAGGCGGCAAAGGTTGTCGGCATCGACGTCGAGAAACCGGTGATCGAAAAAAGCCGCCGGCGGGCAGTTGAACACGGGCTGTCGGACCGCATCGAATACCGGCTGGTCGACCCCGGGCCCCTCCCCTTTGGCGACGAAACCTTCGACGTGGCGTTCAGCAAGGATGCCATGATACACATTCCGGACAAAAAAGCCCTGTTCGAGGATGTTTTTCGGGTTCTGAAGCCGGCCGGCGTTTTTGCCGCCTCCGACTGGATGCGCTGCGACCAAGGGCCTCCTTCGGCCGATATGCAGCGGTATGTCGAATCAGAGGGGTTGAGCTTCGACATGGCCCCGCCGGAAGCCTATGCCCGAACGCTCGAAGAAACGGGTTTTACGGAAGTCGTGCTCAAGGACAGGAACCCGTGGTACGCCGAATTGGCCCGTAAAGAATACGAGCAAATGAAAGGACCCCTCTACGAAATGCTGGTGAAGAGGGCCGGCAAGGAGGAAACCGACCACAACCTGAACGTATGGCGCAACATGTGCATCGTCCTGGAAAGCGGTGAACTCCGGCCGGGCCACATGCGGGCGTTTAAAAGGGGCTAAATGCGGCTAAAGGTGTCGAAAAAGAGCTGTCCACCCAAAAGGCACAAAGACCGGGCCCCGTGTGGGAAATCGGACCGGGATTGAAGATCCCCCGCAGCAAGCTGCGAGGAATGCACTCGCTTTCTCGGCTCAAGAAAATGCGGCCAGAATATTGCGGATGAACTCGTCCGTACTCCAGGCCGGGCGGTGGCTTGTAGCTCCGAAACGCACCAGCACCAGTTTTTTCGATGGAATGATGATAACCTTCTGCTCCTGAAAACCCGAAGCCTCGTACTCGTCGCGTGGGGCGTGCACCCATCGCCGGTCTTCCGGGTTGCTCGGGTTGCCCGCATTCAACCAGAAAAGAGCCCCGTATTCTCCCATGGGTGCTGTTGGCGTCGGCGTGGTGGTGTAGGCCACCCAACCCTTCGGCAGAACGCGCTCACCCGCCCACACGCCGTCCCGGAGGTAGAGCAGGCCGAACCGGGCCCAGTCTCTGGGCGTCGCATGGGCGTATGAGGAGCCCACAAAGGTCCCGGATGCATCCGGCTCCAGGATGGCGCTGTACATGCCGATCCTGTCGAACAGCTCCCGGTAGAGAAACCGATAGTAATACAGATCCTCTTTCTCGATCGTCTGACGGACAATGCGGGCCACGATATTAGCCGTTCCGCTGGAGTAGGACCATTTGCCGTCCGGTTCCGTCTCGAGCGGCTTGGCCGCGGCAAAGGCGGCAAAATCATAACTCCCGAAAAGCATGTCCGTGGCATCGGCCAGCGGTCCATACACCTCCTCGAAAGCCAGACCGCTGCTCATGCGTAAAAGCTGGTCCAGGGTTATCCGCCTACGGGGGTCGCCGGCCGCCTGCCATTCCGGCACCGGTGCCGGCTGCATGATGTCCAGTTTACCTTCCCTTACCAGAATGCCCACCAGGGCATTGGTGACACTCTTGCTCATGGACCATCCCAGGAGCGGCATATCCTTGTTAAAACCCGGGGCATACCGTTCGGAAATAAGCTTGCCGTCATAAACCACCACCACGGCCCGGGTCTTGCGCAGGTTGTCAGGGGTGGCTTCGGCAAAAGCCGCATCGATGGCGGCGTCGATTTTGGCCGCATCGACACCTTCGATTTGGCTGATATCGGCTGCCCGGCTTCCCGCAGGCCAGAGGAGGTCCCCGCGATGCACCGGCCGGTTTTTCGCAAAGTCGGGCGCGACAAGCTTCTGACGGCGCATCGTTTCGGCGGTTGTTCCGACCACCAGTGAGCATCCGCACCCCTCGCGATAAATGGCTTTCAGTTTAAACATGCCGTACAGGCTGCCGGTGACCGATTTTTCATCATGGTCGATGGTATAGCCGGCGAAGGCGGCCAGGGGGTTGGCCGGTTCCACATCCTCGGTGAAAACGGTTTCGGGGTCGCGATGGGAGATGAACGTGCTCGAGCACAGATATTTGGCCACAAAGCCGGACCCGATGGGGCCCGTCTTCCCCGCAAACCACACGATTCCAATACAGGCAGTGATGACGATGCCCGCCAAGCCCCAAAGAGTGATCTTTAACCAATGTCGCATGGGTGCCTCCGCTGATGGTTTTTGCCTTCTTTAACCTCAACAGGTTCTGAAGGCTTGATTACTTGATAGATTCTGCCGGGTCAGGCCTCACAGGGTTTGAGCGGGGTAGGTCTTTGGTATAACCGCCCGCTTTTCCCGCCGGATCAGGTAAGCGCCGCTGGAAACGATGATCATGGCTCCCACCACCGTCCACCCATCCGGCAGGTCGCCGAAGAGAAAGAAGCCGAACAGCACGGCCCAGACAAGGGTCGCGTAATCGAACGACGCCAGCAGAGACGCCGGCGCCCGCTCGAATGCCCTGATCATGAAAAAATGACCGGCGGCCCCGACCAGTCCCAGCCACATCAACAGCAGCCATTGGACCGGACTGGGCGTCTGCCAAAAAAACGCCGCCATGACGCTCGAAAAGACAAGCCCGCATGTGCATGTGTAAAAAAGCGTTGTCAATGCTTTGTCCCGCATGCCCAGAATCCGGGTGGTTATCTGCAGCGTCGCATAGAAAAGTGCCGACAGCACCGGCAGAATCACCGCCCAGTGAACGATGCCTGCTCCCGGCCTGACGACAAGCAGAACACCCGCAAGCCCCGCAACCGCGACAATCCACCGGTACGAACCGAATTTTTCGCCTAAGAATATGACCGAGAGGATGGTCACCAGCAGCGGTGAAATAAACGCGATGACCGTGCACTCCGCCAGTGGCAGATAGATCAGCCCGGCCCAGAAGGTGACACCGGCACAGAATATCAAGGAAGATCGCAAAACCTGCATTTTCAGATTGCGGGTCGACACTATTTCCCGAGGCGCCCCCCGCAGGAAAAAGACCGCGATGAACAACAGGTGAAAAAAGTACCGCCCCCACATCACCATCCACAGGGACAGTTCGCCGGTTATGAATTTGGCGGAAGCGTCCAGGGTGGAGAAACACACAGTCATGGCCAGCATAAAACCGATGCCACCCAACGGCACTTCCAGTAGAGGGGACCGCACTGCTGCGGCCGGCATTTCCTCAGGCTGATTTTTCAAGGCGATCCGCTCCGGTCGGTTTTCTTCAGATTGAAAAGCACGTCGTTTTCCGCGTACACCTTCTCGAGCCTCCGCTGGTGCTCTTCCAGACGGTCCCCGTCCCGGCTGGCCAGCTCCTGGACCAGGTAGTTGATAATGCAGGAGATCGTCGTGGGGCTTCCGATGAAGGGAATGTTTTTGCTGGGTGCGACCAGCGAGAGATCGGCCAACCGGACCAGGGGGCAGAGGCTGCTGTCGGCAATGACCATCAGTTTTTTCCCCAAACGGTGCACGAGCCTGCCGAGGCGTATCAACTCGTTGGGGTAGCGGGCGGTGGCGATGATGACGACCAGGCAGTCGGCGGGGGCGATGGTGAGCCAGTCGATGGCGGTGCTGTCGCTGCCTTTGAGAATTTGCACATTTTGCCGGATCTTGGTCAGCGACCACCCCAGGTAGTACGCGAATGTGTAGGACAGCCTCGACCCCACCACATAGACGTACCCACTCTCTTCCACGGCGGACACCGCCTCGGCCAGGGCCTCCATGTCGGCAATCTCGAAAAAATATTGGAGGTTGTCCATCTCCTCAACCATCACGCGGTGCAGCCGGTTCGCGTCAGGGCCCTTCAGGCCGGAGAGGTCTTTGCGGTCCAACAGACTCAAGTCCGTATCGACAAAATCCCTCAGGGCCTGCCGAAAAGCGCTGTAGCCGCTGAAGCCCAGTTGACTGACAAAACGTACGACCGTGGCTTCACTTACACGGCATGTTTCGGCAAGTTCCTTCGTGGTCATGAAAACGGCCTTACGCGGGTTTTCCATGATATAGCTGCCGAGAATACGCCCTTTCGGTGTCAGGGACGGATGCTGCTCGACAATGGCCTTGATGGTTGCTTGCGATGATCGGTTATCCATTCATGCTTCCTGAAGATGGGTTGAACGACACGATGAAATAAAAACATTCAAATTGGCAAAACGGAATGACATGGACACCCCTCAACAGGAAAAGCGGGGGCGGCAACAGGGTTTAAACGAATATTTTCTTATTATATAGATGTTTATAATATTTTTGACGCTGCCCACCTGATCGATAATTCTTTTTATCGAACAGGCGCTGACGATTGTCAAGCCCTTTGAATGACATTTCGCTTTTTTCACTTGACAGGTTTTATTTCATTGCCGTAGAGTGATCGCATCTTGAAACGCAACACCCATCATCACCCCAAACAGGAAGCGACCATGCTTGACAGAAACAAACCGTTGTGGGGCAAACCGCCCCGGTTGAAGAGAAGTTACGATGCGGTCATCATCGGGGGGGGGCTGCACGGCCTTGCAACCGCCTACTTTCTGGCCCGTCACCAGGGCATGCAGAACATTGCCGTCCTGGAAAAGAGATACATCGGATTTGGCGGGGCAGGGCGCAACACGGCTATCGTGCGGGCCAACCAGAGGACCCAGGAAAACGTTCCCCTGTACAAGGAAGCCCTCGACCTTTGGCCCGTACTGACCAAGGAACTCGACTACAATCTCATGTTTTTCAACTGCGGCAACCTGAACCTCCTGCACAGCGAGGCCGCCGTCAATGCCGCCAGGATGAACGTCGCCAGCGCCCAGTTTCAGGGCGTTGAAAGCCACCTGATCGATGCCAAGACCTGCAAGGAGATGATGCCGGCCCTCAACATTTCAGAAGAGATCACCTTCCCGATCATGGGCGCCATGTACCACCCGCCCGGCGGCATCGTCCGCCACGATGCCGTTGTCTGGGGCCTTGCCAAGGGTGCCGCCAAATACGGCTGCCACATCCACCAGCAAACGGAAGTGACCGGCATCAACGTCGCAAAAGGCAAGATCGTCTCAGTGGACACGCAAAAAGGGAGGATAAACACACCACGGGTTCTGCTGACGGCCGGCGGGTACACCGCAGCCCTCGCGTATCAGATGCTGGGCATCAAACTGCCCATCAGCGTGCTGAACATCCAGGCCATGGTCACACAGCCCCTGAAGCCGCTCCTGAACCACGTCATCTCTTCCGGTGCTTACCACGTCTACGCCAATCAGACGCTCAAGGGGGAGATCGCCACCGGCGCCCACATGGACGCCTGGCCCAATTACACCACCCAGACAACCGCATATTACATTCGGCATCAAGCCCAGGCCATCACCCAGATGCTTCCCTGCCTCAAAGGCGTGAAATTCATGCGTCACTGGTCGGGGCTGGCGGACATGACCCCGGACATGGCCCCCATCATGGACGGCAACAACGCCATCGAGGGCTTTTTCCTGAACTGCGGCTGGGGGTATTTCGGCTTCAAGTCCTGCACGGCCAACGGCAAATACCTGGCCCAATTCATGGCTACGGGTGAATGCCCGGACATTCTCAAACCGTTCCACCTGGGGCGCTACGCCAAACACCGTTTGATGGGAGAAACCGCCGCACTGGTGACATACACGGCGGACAACTAAGGGTGCGGCACCTCAAGATTATATAGGGAGGCATGGGAGAATAAAAAATTTGGGGTGTTGGCGTAATGGGTAGCCCTATAGCAAAAAGATAGACATTACTGCTGCACGCCACTACCCCATGTTGTCGGAGCCAATTAGTTGAAGGACCGGGGAGTTTTAGCTTAGAACCCTCGCCATCCCCGCGCAGGCGGAGATGACCAAAAAACACCCCGACGGCTCATTTATCTACTTGAAGACATTTTGAAAACGTATCACCCGATAAGGAGGCATTTACCATGGCGCTCACACTGACCTGCCCGATATGCGGTAAACGCAACGGCTACGAATTCAGGTACGGCGGTGAGGACAAGGGACCGCAACCCGACGATTTCGGGCTTTCTCCGGAAGCGTGGTGTGAATATGTGCACATGAACCGCTGTGTCGCCGGCGTTCAAAAGGAATGGTGGTGCCACAAGGACGGGTGCGGCATCTGGTTCACCACTCAGCGGGACACACGTATTAATCTTGAAGTGGAATAAAATCGTGTGCCACGATTTTATGAAACGCGACTACGTCGCTATTTTACATAAGTAAAAAATTTTCTATCCCTGCAACACATTTGATTTGCGTAGACAAGTAGCGGGGAGCTAAAAGTCATCGGAGGCCAGAAAATGAGCAGGCTCCAACACCAGCCGACGGTGAGGGTCGACACCGGCCGGCCCCTCACGTTTACTTATAAAAAGAAAACCTTCACCGGCTTCGAGGGCGACACGGTTGCCTCCGCTCTTTTTGCCAACGGCATCCGCATCTATTCCCGCAGCCTTAAATATCATCGCCCGCGGGGCCTGTACAGCCTGGACGGCGAATGCAGCAACACCTGCATGGCGGTAAACGGCATCCCCAACGTCAACACCGAAAAGACGCTTTTGAAAAACGGGATGCACGTAAAAGCGCAGAACGTCAAAGGATCCCCGGAGCTGGATGCAATGGGCTTCATGGACAGCCTCGACCGCGCCATGCCGGCCGGCTTTTACTACCGCACCATGCACAAGCCCGCCCGCATCTGGCCCATCGCCCTCAAGCAGGTGCGCAAGGCGGCCGGTTTAGGCAAAATCGAACCGGGCTTCCAGATGCCCGGAACATACGACGAGATTTTTCCCACTACCGATGTGTGTGTCATCGGCGGTGGCCCGGCCGGAATGGCGGCCGCGCTTGCAGCCGCGGAAAGCGGCTTGCGGGTCATTCTCCTGGAAGCCAGGCCTTTTCTCGGCGGCTGTTTCGACTACCGGCTGACAGCGTTCGACAACGACCTTTCCCTTTTCGAAAAGGCCCGTGAACTGGAGTCGCGCCTTAAGGCCATGCCCGACATCCGTGTGTTCAAACACACCGCCATGGTGGGCGCCTACAGCAACCACCTGATCACCGCTTTTCAAAAAGGAGGTGAAAGCGACCCCTTCGATGAGCGCTATATCGAAATCCGCGCCAACAGCGTTGTCGTGGCCACCGGCTGCATCGAACGCCCCCTGCTGTTTGAGAACAACGAGCGCCCCGGCGTCATGCAAATCGGCTGCGCACACCGCATGGCCAACACCTACGGCATCCTGCCGGGTAAAAGCGCGGTTTTCAGCATCGCGCACGATATGGGGCTGGAAGCGGCCATCGATCTTTGCGACGCCGGCGTCGACGTGGCCGCCGTTGCAGATATTCGGGAGGGCACGCCCAACGCCGGACTGGCCTCCGCCCTGGAAGAAAGGGACATCCCCCTCTTGAGGGGCTGGGTTGCCACCGAAGCCCATGGCGGCCCCCTGAAGGCGGTGGACCTGTCCACGCTGCAGGGCACCTTCAAAAAAACGGTTGCTTGCGACCTTCTGGTGGCCTCGGCCGGCATGACGCCGG contains:
- a CDS encoding ubiquinone/menaquinone biosynthesis methyltransferase codes for the protein DGGRILDVGTGTGSIALDALKRGKNLRVVGADFTAGMIMVGRRRPGGNRVTWVNADALSLPFDDACFDAVTSGYLIRNVSDAARAFREQARVVKPGGRVVCLETSPPPEGPLRPWLLFFLNRAIPLLGHAVAGNRSAYTYLPQTTQAFLSPQQVCAVMRSAGLEHIRYQRFMFGTIAVHVGVRPLS
- a CDS encoding AMP-binding protein; translated protein: MGLYDFTVYDMICRSAAGSAEKEAVVFNSERLTYPAFKERCDRLAAGLTAAGIQQGDRLGVVGHNSSDYLVLYGAAAKIGAIVLAVNWRFQEEEIFFVLNDCKPRLVFAGQPYGDVVAKVAPRVDAIEKCYAIGPGDPSADFLPFSDLLSEQGLERTYDIPADAGFVIIHTAAVEGEPRGALLSQANIVYSSMITQLRYHLTEKDCHICILPLFHIAGLSLAMATMHCGGKNVVLERFKPEQTLDAIEKEKGTTFFNFAPILKKLMEAYEKGNYDISSLRHVTGMDHPENIMRFLELVPGVQYETGFGQTEAMGVSGGLITDRPGSAGKPTALSNVVLLDDLDNEVPTGTPGEICVRSPTVFKGYWGRDEDNAYTFRNGWHHTGDIGRFDEDGFLWYVKRKAQKELIKPGGENVYPAEVEKAILGHEAIAEVSVIGVSDKQWGEAIKAVCVLEPGKRVDPDELKAYVASQIARYKKPKHVVFVETLPKTGDGEIDREKVKKDHGAKY
- a CDS encoding methyltransferase domain-containing protein, which gives rise to MASEESVEYHDRLVALLETVWGEGFLSPGGPEEVALVLEGIDLAGCRVLDIGCGVGGVDILLVRDYQAAKVVGIDVEKPVIEKSRRRAVEHGLSDRIEYRLVDPGPLPFGDETFDVAFSKDAMIHIPDKKALFEDVFRVLKPAGVFAASDWMRCDQGPPSADMQRYVESEGLSFDMAPPEAYARTLEETGFTEVVLKDRNPWYAELARKEYEQMKGPLYEMLVKRAGKEETDHNLNVWRNMCIVLESGELRPGHMRAFKRG
- a CDS encoding beta-lactamase family protein, with amino-acid sequence MRHWLKITLWGLAGIVITACIGIVWFAGKTGPIGSGFVAKYLCSSTFISHRDPETVFTEDVEPANPLAAFAGYTIDHDEKSVTGSLYGMFKLKAIYREGCGCSLVVGTTAETMRRQKLVAPDFAKNRPVHRGDLLWPAGSRAADISQIEGVDAAKIDAAIDAAFAEATPDNLRKTRAVVVVYDGKLISERYAPGFNKDMPLLGWSMSKSVTNALVGILVREGKLDIMQPAPVPEWQAAGDPRRRITLDQLLRMSSGLAFEEVYGPLADATDMLFGSYDFAAFAAAKPLETEPDGKWSYSSGTANIVARIVRQTIEKEDLYYYRFLYRELFDRIGMYSAILEPDASGTFVGSSYAHATPRDWARFGLLYLRDGVWAGERVLPKGWVAYTTTPTPTAPMGEYGALFWLNAGNPSNPEDRRWVHAPRDEYEASGFQEQKVIIIPSKKLVLVRFGATSHRPAWSTDEFIRNILAAFS
- a CDS encoding DMT family transporter, producing the protein MKNQPEEMPAAAVRSPLLEVPLGGIGFMLAMTVCFSTLDASAKFITGELSLWMVMWGRYFFHLLFIAVFFLRGAPREIVSTRNLKMQVLRSSLIFCAGVTFWAGLIYLPLAECTVIAFISPLLVTILSVIFLGEKFGSYRWIVAVAGLAGVLLVVRPGAGIVHWAVILPVLSALFYATLQITTRILGMRDKALTTLFYTCTCGLVFSSVMAAFFWQTPSPVQWLLLMWLGLVGAAGHFFMIRAFERAPASLLASFDYATLVWAVLFGFFLFGDLPDGWTVVGAMIIVSSGAYLIRREKRAVIPKTYPAQTL
- a CDS encoding MurR/RpiR family transcriptional regulator; protein product: MDNRSSQATIKAIVEQHPSLTPKGRILGSYIMENPRKAVFMTTKELAETCRVSEATVVRFVSQLGFSGYSAFRQALRDFVDTDLSLLDRKDLSGLKGPDANRLHRVMVEEMDNLQYFFEIADMEALAEAVSAVEESGYVYVVGSRLSYTFAYYLGWSLTKIRQNVQILKGSDSTAIDWLTIAPADCLVVIIATARYPNELIRLGRLVHRLGKKLMVIADSSLCPLVRLADLSLVAPSKNIPFIGSPTTISCIINYLVQELASRDGDRLEEHQRRLEKVYAENDVLFNLKKTDRSGSP
- a CDS encoding FAD-binding oxidoreductase, yielding MLDRNKPLWGKPPRLKRSYDAVIIGGGLHGLATAYFLARHQGMQNIAVLEKRYIGFGGAGRNTAIVRANQRTQENVPLYKEALDLWPVLTKELDYNLMFFNCGNLNLLHSEAAVNAARMNVASAQFQGVESHLIDAKTCKEMMPALNISEEITFPIMGAMYHPPGGIVRHDAVVWGLAKGAAKYGCHIHQQTEVTGINVAKGKIVSVDTQKGRINTPRVLLTAGGYTAALAYQMLGIKLPISVLNIQAMVTQPLKPLLNHVISSGAYHVYANQTLKGEIATGAHMDAWPNYTTQTTAYYIRHQAQAITQMLPCLKGVKFMRHWSGLADMTPDMAPIMDGNNAIEGFFLNCGWGYFGFKSCTANGKYLAQFMATGECPDILKPFHLGRYAKHRLMGETAALVTYTADN
- a CDS encoding sarcosine oxidase subunit delta, whose product is MALTLTCPICGKRNGYEFRYGGEDKGPQPDDFGLSPEAWCEYVHMNRCVAGVQKEWWCHKDGCGIWFTTQRDTRINLEVE